The Theobroma cacao cultivar B97-61/B2 chromosome 1, Criollo_cocoa_genome_V2, whole genome shotgun sequence genome contains the following window.
ACAAGAGCAAATTTACATTGATGCTATTTTTAAAGTGTGAAAATATCGAAAAGATATCAATCACTTAATTAATCAAGTTCATTTTTAAGcagcaaattaaaaaattctcTTAGTTGCGTACTATATtagaaaatatatacaaaaaacaaaactcaatttataaataaattcgACAAGATGACTTTTGGTTTGCCATCCTAAGCACTTAGGATGTGTAGCAACCTCTATTGAAAGTGAGGAACATTCCCAAgtaataaaacaaattattttttttcctttttatttaggaaataataaaagtcaaataaagttgaaaattaaacttaaaccataaaatcagtaatgattttaatttctaatgaaattctaatattattttcatataaaaattatatttgtaagtttttttccttaattttaattttttttacaaaatctACTAAcatgagaaataaattaataatatatatacctttaaatgtaaaaatacagtaaaaatcacatattcaaaatttatgaaGCTTTACAgcaaaatttattaaacattaattaaaatttaattttgaaaaaattaaaaagaaattttctaatttctgaaattttcaaaatttaaatgacCATTAGGCCTACTTTGAGTTCTTGTAACTCTTAACTCATATTGTTTCTAGTCATAAACTTAAGACCAATTTGAAGTATTCATATCATACTATAACATTAGAATttgttttgatgaaaataatcaCAAGATTCACAAGTTCTAGAAGccaaaagtttcaaaattatcatAGACATACCTAAATTTTTAGATTTCCAATATCAATGAACCATCTTTGAGCCTTCGATTCTCTCAACACAAAAGCCTCTAATCGAACCATTGACCCAAGTTAAATAGTACATTTTATACTACAAAAAGCCTAAAAGAAACAACTCAAAACCTTACCGGAATGTGGAGTTCCAATGACCCAAAGTTCGGTCATCAAAACTGTTAAAAACATGTTTCccaattaatttcaaaaattcatatatCTTTAACCACAAAATCAAATGACATGCTACAAAAAGCATTAGAAGGATCTTTTCGAAATCTTTCCATTGTTATCCATCATGCCACCAAAAAGGCATCAGAACAGTACCATATTTgaatgaaaattcaaaaaatataaaataacttaaagaCTTTTATGTCCAAACTATGAAAATACAAAACCTCATCATACTTTAATTAGCACTTCCTTGAATGTGTATCCCCTTTCTttgtctttcttcttcttctccttcttttgACTATCTTTCTCTTAAGCTTGATGATATAAACTAAAatgctttttctcttttaaatgTGATAATGTTAAACTGCTTTTAACTTCCTctgactttttttctttaaacgTGATAATGTAAAACTAATTTTCTGTAAGTAAATATGACCTCTGTTCTAATTTTTGGaatatgattttgattttttttaaaggcatgaaactatattaatttttttttggaaggtTATCTTTGATCAATGAATGCATATATGTTTGTGAATacaaacataaaatatttagtaTGAAATGAATATGCTATTGATATGCTCGAGATGTGTTTTGCAAGTGAATATATTGTTTtgtgaaattgagtaattagaAAATATGCTTTATTTTGTCCCCTAGTATGGCTATGCTCTAACCTTGCCAATAAGAGTTAATTGTTGGTCATGTCAACTTGTATTTTGTGATTAGAGATTGATTTTCAAATTGCACCACTGATTACAAAATAAtggtattttttatatttattcagAGCAGCTAATGGTTGCTTTTGATATACTTTGAACCCATGCCACTAGGGTTAATTGTGGTTCTAAGTTTGACCCATATTATTGGGGTTAATTGTGGCTTCATTTCTAACCTATGTCATAGTTGTTAAGTGTGGTTGTAACATATTACATGAGACCAATAAATCTATAGTTATTATGAAATCATATTTACTTTTGTTatctgaaaatgaaattttgtaaTAATATGATCTGAATGAGATtcccaaaaattttattttaataccTTTATGAGTATTAGTAATTTTGAGCTAAATGTTTTGAGCatacttaattcaattaaaggAATGTTAGTTACTTGTTGAGTTGTTATACTAATTCCTTCTTTCACATTTTTTTACAAGTTGTGATTTGATTAACTACGCGGGAAATTTTTGAGAGTGACGTTTTATAATCTAGTATATGAATTTAGATTGCCTTAGGATTGTTTAAACgttatgaattttaaactATCTTAAATTACTTATTTAAGCTTTTATCTCGATATATTAGCTTCATAATATTGGAAATTTAATTCTAAATATTGTCAaattttgaccatttgaatttTACTAAAAGATTTAGCTTTTATGAATCATTATATTCTTCAAGTTTATGACCTTTTTTACTTAGTTATATGAGATATATGTATTTAAACCTTGCATTTCTGTAAGATTATATCTTATTGGTATGTGGTGTCTGTTGTGCCTCGAGTCTGGAGTGTGATAGAGAATATACAAAAAGAGCAAGTATTGATTATTCAGTAATCAAGTTTTTTGTGGTTTAAATGATGACTGTTATTAGTTTCAacgataataatttttttttgaaaaatatatgaaacttttattaagataaagatttataaaaattatttcgTAAAACGATAATGATGGAATACTACATAAGAGATATAAAATCTCCTTCTTTGTTTGCTCTAAATATAAAAACGGACTCCAACTAGTCCGGTTACGCTGAAGTCAAACAACAAATAATATTCTCACATTGTTCCCTGACTCAAGAAAAAGAGAGCTCCAGAAACAGACCAAGTCATCCCACCACAATCTGAATTGAATCATTCATCCCTCCACAATCTGAATTGAATCATTCCTGTACAGAAATAAtaccaaaacaaaaattattttgtatttcACAAGATTCCCTGCCCAACATCAAGCCCCCAAAAACTCATGTCCAACCTACACAAGAAAGCATcgaaaaataccaaaacagaCACAAGCCAGAAACCATCATCCCACAACATTCCATATCCAACATCAAGCCTGCAAAAACTCATATCAAACGCACACAAGTCAGcatcaaaaaaaagaaaaaatggaaagtCACAAGGCAGATATCATCATCCAAATCACCCTGGCAGCAAAGCACTCCGCCAACGGAAGACCAGTTTCAATGACAGTTCCGTCCTGATTATACTGTCCAATTATTTTGTTACCGATCATTTCTAAATAGCCTTTCTTTTTCAGTAAAAACCCCTCCTTCCCCCTCATTTCCCCCTATTTCTTAATACATAAGAGATTTCATGTATTCTCCTGAAAAGAACTCATATTCAAGTTTAGTGTTTGACCGTTAAAggggttttctttttcatgttttaatgAAGTGGGTAACTCAATTTGAAGATTCTTTGGTCTTGccaattgatttatttaatattactAGAATCTAAACAGTCTTCATGATTAAGTCTCAATTTTCTACTCAGGAATTAGTACCCTATATTGgtaaaattttagaacaaTAGACCTCTTCATCTGgccaagaaaaaagaatgaaaacttttCAAAGAAGTTTCAGTGAGGACTTCCTCATGAGAATTGAGACCTAGAAATcgaaaaggagaaaagaactAGAAATCAAAGagataataaatttgaaaagtctgagcatttttgttttatttgatcTTCTAAAGTCCTTTTTACTCATAAACCTTTTCtaaattgatgatttaattataaaaatgtttttcGAGGTTTTGTGAGTTTTAAGCATGGATGAAGtcaatttgttttttcatttatggTGCCGATGTAAAATTATCCATATATTGCTActatacataaaatttaaaacatttaacaaGTAATtctatattaaattaaataaatacaaCACACTAAAAAAATAcagacaaaaaaagaaaatatggaGCAGTAATAAGCTATGTTACGTTGTCCGGGCATTGGATACGGTTCTTCTTTTGGCCAAGTGTGATATGATTAATTCAATAATGAgtataataatagtaaaacaattaattaaaatctaaTATTGTGTGCAAAAGTTTTTTGGTACTTACTGAATTGTGAAacatttatcttatttttaaaatttgttcaaatgatttatatttttgtgcaCTTAATCTATTTAATGACAACTATCAATTTGTGAATGTTGATTTTCagtttaagttttatttaattatttctaaGGAAGAATTTCACAAAATAAGTGCTTTGCTGCTAAAGGGAAAGATAATTCATTTATGGTGTTAAGACCATTCAAACTCGAAATAAGATATAACgcttaaataagtttttaaattatttaaaaaattttaaataaatttttaattttttattatatttaattaagtccatatatttatattttaagtcaaataacttttatgattaatgattgactaattatcattagtcAATATaccacttatcattttatatctacAAGATACTAACATTGCGTTGATGTGAAGGATTTATGTTATCatgtcacatcatcatcaattataatatatcaacatgtcatatcattattaattatgatatgttagtATATCATGTCAGCACTACAtgacataaaatgacaaatgatatttCGACTAACTCAATAAATAGTCATAAGAATTATTtggctcaaaataaaaatataaagacttaattaaacataataaaagtataagtacctatttaaatttttttgaatagtttaagggttttttagatattatgctaaatattttcttcctttcaaATGAAGAAAACTGGGGAAAAGTTATCTAAATTTCCcctcaaaaattattttattaaaattttgcttTATATTTCCCACTCTAGCCAATAGCAATaacaaatcaagaaattttaaattcgtTTCTCCCGTATTTTCCATGAACCAAACAACACGTTAAAGTTTTTGGGAAAACTTCTTAACCCAATGATACTGTCTAGGAAATTTCTTTGCATTTCATGTAGGTTGAAAAATCAGCATTCAGCGGTTCACCAGTCAATTTTTAAGGAAGTCCAATTTTAACATCGaccattatatatataagcatgCAAAGATCATGAAACTGGAGAATTAATCACACAAGAAACTAAAAAGGTCTTGTACTCATATGGAGATGAAGAGGAAGAACCGAATTTTGCTATtatttgtcatcatcaatttaACCAGCTGTCTTGGCAAATTGAGTGGCAAACCAGTACTTACTAACAAGACAGAAAATGAAATGGTTAATGAGGTTCATGTTGGAGTCATCCTCGACATGGGGTCGTTGGAGGGAAAAATTCTTCAACGTTGCATTTCCATGGCAATTTCTGATTTTTACAGCGTGCACGATCACTATAAAACAAGGCTAGTTCTCCACACAAGGGACTCCAAAGGAGAAACTCTCAACGCTCTCTCAGCTCGTAATTAGCTTTCTTGACTTAATTACATGGTGCAACATTTATTGTTTTGTCAGTCtgtttatgattttcttgCATTCAACAGATGACCAATGAGTGCTATACGGatcccttctttttttctcttttgtttctgTTGATAATCTTCGCCAACTGTAATATATTTCTTATGTGCAACATGTAATACACCTGCATCTGCATCAAGTTTACTATAATTTCCGCCTTTAATTAATACGCGTAGTCAAACCATGATTGTTTAGTCGTTCTGGTAGACTTTTCTATCTGCTGAGTGACTTGGCCATAGCTTGTGTCCCTTCAGATATGGTGGTTAACTACCGgcctctttttttaattaaaaaataagacGATAAAATAGTCTTGAATTTGATAGAATGATAGCGATACAAGTATACAACCATGCATCATATCTGCTCCAAGCCTCCAACTTTATCTGTACGCTGTTAATTAAGAGAGAAATGCATCTGTTACCAATGATTACGTTGACAGGTAGACTTGCACATGTATATTTGCCCAAGCCTTTGTCTATTGCATAATTGCATCATTGCATAATGCAGCTGTTAATCTTTTGGAGCACAACAAAGTAGGAGCGATCCTTGGTGCGCAAACATCAACAGAAGcgaaggttttggctgagttGGGAAACAAGAATAAGGTCCCAGTGGTTTCTTTTCATCCACCTAATTCCCCATCCTCAATCAACTATCCTTACTTTGTTGAAATCGCACAAGACGAAAGCTCGCAAGTTAAAAGCATTGCTTCCGTAGTTGAAGCCTTCAAGTGGAGGAATGTCATCCTTGTCTATGAGGACAACTACGATTGGAAAGATCTCACTCCCTATATTGTTGACTACTTGCAAGACAAGGAAGTGCACATTGTACGCAAGACAGCCATTGCCATGGCTTATGAAGATGATCAAATCATTGAAAAGCTTCATGAGCTTATGGCATTGCAAACTTCAGTCTTTGTTGTGCATATGTCACATTCTCTTGTTACTCGTCTGTTCTTGAATGCAAAAAAGATTGGAATGATAAGTGAAGGATATGCTTGGATTTTAACGGCGAATAGCATGAATCTTTTGCACTTCAAAGATTTGTCAGTCTTGGAGTCGATGCAAGGAGTGGTTGGTTTCAAGTACTATGTTCCAGGGTCAGAGAAGCTGCAGAATTTTACCTCACGATGGAGAAGAACATTCTTTGCTGAGGAGCCTAAAATGGAAGCGATTGAGTCAAGTGTATTGGCTATGAGGGCATATGATGTTGCCTGGTGTCTAGCAAAAGCAGCAGAGAGGGCATGGAACAAAATCCCTCTGATCAGAAGTCCTACTCAATTGAACTTGCGGGATTTACATAGCATGAGAACATCTGTTCAAGGTTCAAAATTTCTCAAGGAGATCCTGCATAGTAAGTTCAAGGGTTTAAGCGGTGAATTTCAATTCAGTAAAGGGAAACTAGTCTCGAACACACTTGAGATAGTTAATGTGATAGGAAGAGTGAGGAGAAGAGTCGGATATTGGATTTCTGATGGTAAAATAACAAAACGATTGCACTCCAGCAACGATAGAAGATATTTATTATCATCCTCCAGTGAACATCATTTTGAACCCATTATATGGCCTGGTGGATCTGCATCAATTCCTAGAGGTTGGACAGGGAGTaggaaaaaactaaaaatcgGTGTTCTGCAAAATGCTGGATTTCCAGAATTGGTGAAGGTACATCTTGATCCTCAAACCAACATGACAACTGCGACTGGCTTCTGCATAGATGTCTTCAAGGCTGCCCTCGAGGCTTTAGAATATGAAGTAGAGTATGAGTTTATACCATTTATGAAGGACAGTGAAGAAGTCGCCGGAGCTTACAATGATATTATTTACCAGGTCTATCTTCAGGTATGCTCTATTCAAAAATTAACCAACTCTTTGTTAAGTGCTAAAAGCAGAAGCAGTGTTTTGAGATAAGTCTTGTAATAATGTTGTTTTTAATTCTGGAAACTTTACATATACTCTTCTACATATGCACAACACACGAGAACATAACagaaatttaatattcataGCTGGTTAATTTGTTaagagctttttttttttttttttgggattaAGTTGTCCCTTATTTTCATTGTTATCAAATGACAAGTTTCAATGTTCTTCTTGTTGAATCCTGCTACTTGGATGAAGCAGAAATATGATGCTGCCGTCGGGGATATAACCATTACGCCAAACAGATCTCTATATGTTGATTTTACATTACCATACACCGATTTAGGCGTGGGGATGATAGCCC
Protein-coding sequences here:
- the LOC18612605 gene encoding glutamate receptor 1.2, with translation MEMKRKNRILLLFVIINLTSCLGKLSGKPVLTNKTENEMVNEVHVGVILDMGSLEGKILQRCISMAISDFYSVHDHYKTRLVLHTRDSKGETLNALSAPVNLLEHNKVGAILGAQTSTEAKVLAELGNKNKVPVVSFHPPNSPSSINYPYFVEIAQDESSQVKSIASVVEAFKWRNVILVYEDNYDWKDLTPYIVDYLQDKEVHIVRKTAIAMAYEDDQIIEKLHELMALQTSVFVVHMSHSLVTRLFLNAKKIGMISEGYAWILTANSMNLLHFKDLSVLESMQGVVGFKYYVPGSEKLQNFTSRWRRTFFAEEPKMEAIESSVLAMRAYDVAWCLAKAAERAWNKIPLIRSPTQLNLRDLHSMRTSVQGSKFLKEILHSKFKGLSGEFQFSKGKLVSNTLEIVNVIGRVRRRVGYWISDGKITKRLHSSNDRRYLLSSSSEHHFEPIIWPGGSASIPRGWTGSRKKLKIGVLQNAGFPELVKVHLDPQTNMTTATGFCIDVFKAALEALEYEVEYEFIPFMKDSEEVAGAYNDIIYQVYLQKYDAAVGDITITPNRSLYVDFTLPYTDLGVGMIAPKDNKNIWIFLRPLTADLWLSIAGLFISIGFVVWLIERPINKEFQGPMSHQIGMIFWFSFSTLVFAHREKLLSNLSRFVVSVWVFVVLILTSSYTATLTSMMTVKQIRLKSEKNYIGYQNNSIIHGVVSNQNFDNYSRHLFSSPKAYADALSKGSKSGGVSAIIDEIPYLKIFLAKFSKDFSLIGSMTTTSGFGFAFPQGSQLARDISTEIVKMRQEGKLIMMEDAWFTSQATFTWEDSSDSVSPLTIDSFRGLFLISGTCSGLALFMFLVFVLYKKWPTVC